From Caldilineales bacterium, a single genomic window includes:
- the cas2 gene encoding CRISPR-associated endonuclease Cas2, with protein sequence MKKVSAAVSALEMGGRADREVFVVVCYDVPDDRRRLKVMKTLEGYGQRVQYSVFECWLTGVSYGQLRQRLGKVINGKEDDVRFYELCKGCQGARKGLGRGKPQERKEHVVV encoded by the coding sequence ATGAAGAAGGTTTCGGCGGCGGTTTCGGCGCTGGAGATGGGAGGGCGGGCCGATCGGGAGGTGTTCGTGGTGGTGTGTTATGATGTGCCGGATGACCGGCGGCGGCTGAAGGTGATGAAGACGTTGGAGGGCTATGGGCAACGGGTGCAGTATTCGGTGTTCGAGTGTTGGCTGACGGGGGTGAGTTATGGGCAGTTGCGGCAGAGGCTGGGGAAGGTGATCAATGGCAAGGAGGATGATGTGCGTTTCTATGAGTTGTGCAAGGGTTGCCAGGGGGCGCGCAAGGGGTTGGGGCGAGGGAAGCCGCAGGAGCGGAAGGAGCATGTGGTGGTGTAG
- a CDS encoding ribonuclease HI family protein, which translates to MFGKVSEVWLFCDGALGLADPQRRGGEVVMAGAGAVLREGDGRIVAWGWRRLPPLTNNEAEYAGLLLGLELARKHGRQVVHCRMDSANVVGQMEGRFLVHSARLRPWHQQAVAAVRQFRQVTFTAIPREGNQLADALANEALVGWAVGGTGRQVDR; encoded by the coding sequence ATGTTTGGCAAAGTGAGTGAGGTGTGGTTGTTTTGCGATGGCGCCTTGGGGCTGGCGGACCCGCAGCGGCGGGGTGGGGAGGTGGTGATGGCCGGGGCAGGGGCGGTGTTGCGCGAGGGGGATGGGCGGATCGTGGCCTGGGGGTGGCGACGGTTGCCGCCGCTGACGAATAATGAGGCGGAGTATGCGGGTTTGCTGCTGGGGCTGGAGTTGGCGCGCAAGCACGGGCGGCAGGTGGTGCATTGCCGGATGGATAGCGCCAATGTGGTGGGGCAGATGGAGGGGCGGTTTTTGGTGCACAGCGCCCGGCTGCGGCCGTGGCATCAACAGGCGGTGGCGGCGGTGCGGCAGTTTCGGCAGGTGACGTTTACGGCGATCCCGCGTGAGGGAAATCAGTTGGCGGATGCGCTGGCGAATGAGGCGTTGGTGGGGTGGGCGGTGGGGGGGACAGGTAGACAGGTAGACAGGTAG
- the cas1 gene encoding CRISPR-associated endonuclease Cas1 gives MTTLYVREQGARVVREGERIRVMRGQETLHEAAVRELEQVVVYGNVQVTTQAATLLVQQDVDVVFYSSHGRFRFRLLQGGLRYARLRQAQLRLSDDAAATLATAQAVVRGKLENQGRLLEALAKEKPALSRALPGIRQMATGSGQARTLDELRGFEGKGAAFYFEALKTLVPPAWGFHGRAYYPPPDPWNATLSFGYSLLLKDVGAAAQLVGLDAYVGFFHALEANRPSLLLDLMEEFRPLVDGVCLGLLAQGRLPLAEYRRRADEERPVEMGPALLPVLIEAYEERLEGKERYGLSGEQTTLRRCLELQARQMAALILGQGRSYRPLALSFGG, from the coding sequence ATGACAACGCTTTATGTTCGTGAACAAGGGGCGCGGGTGGTGCGCGAGGGGGAGCGCATTCGGGTGATGCGCGGGCAGGAGACGCTGCACGAGGCGGCAGTGCGTGAGTTGGAGCAGGTGGTGGTGTATGGGAATGTGCAGGTGACGACGCAGGCGGCGACGTTGCTGGTGCAGCAGGATGTGGATGTGGTTTTCTATTCGTCGCACGGTCGTTTCCGTTTCCGTTTGTTGCAGGGTGGGTTGCGCTATGCCCGGCTGCGGCAGGCGCAGCTGCGGCTGAGTGATGATGCGGCGGCGACGTTGGCGACGGCGCAGGCGGTGGTGCGCGGGAAGTTGGAGAATCAGGGGCGGTTGTTGGAGGCGCTGGCCAAGGAGAAGCCGGCGTTGAGCCGGGCGCTGCCGGGTATCCGCCAGATGGCGACGGGGAGTGGGCAGGCGCGGACGTTGGATGAGTTGCGAGGGTTCGAGGGCAAGGGGGCGGCGTTTTATTTCGAGGCGCTGAAGACGCTGGTTCCGCCGGCGTGGGGTTTTCATGGCCGGGCCTATTATCCGCCGCCGGATCCGTGGAATGCGACGCTGAGTTTTGGCTATTCGTTGTTGCTGAAGGATGTGGGGGCGGCGGCGCAGTTGGTGGGGCTGGATGCGTATGTGGGTTTCTTCCATGCGTTGGAGGCGAATCGGCCTTCGCTGTTGCTCGATCTGATGGAGGAGTTCCGGCCGCTGGTGGATGGGGTGTGCCTGGGGTTGTTGGCGCAGGGGCGGTTGCCGCTGGCCGAGTATCGGCGGCGGGCGGACGAGGAGCGCCCGGTGGAGATGGGGCCGGCGCTGTTGCCGGTGTTGATCGAGGCGTATGAGGAGCGGCTGGAGGGGAAGGAGCGCTATGGGCTGAGCGGCGAGCAGACGACGTTGCGGCGGTGTCTGGAGTTGCAGGCGCGGCAGATGGCGGCGTTGATTTTGGGTCAGGGTCGTTCGTATCGGCCGCTGGCGCTGAGTTTTGGCGGTTGA